The Neodiprion lecontei isolate iyNeoLeco1 chromosome 6, iyNeoLeco1.1, whole genome shotgun sequence sequence GTTCCGCAACTTGGAAATTACTATATTTACTTACCTTTTACAATTAAATTGGTAGGTGTGTTGCTAGATGAATAAGTGAAGGAATAGGGTAATATTAAATTGGCAGATTTCAGGCTTCCTGCAATTATTTTTGTGCCCATGTTACGAGTTCCTGAAAGATCGATGGGAGCTACCAAAGTCTTGAACGTACGTGCTACCAATCCACCAGCTGAaagaattttgcatttttgaagAAGATAGATTTATTCCaataaaaagaacaagaaTAGGAAACTACATACCAAATGCAATGTTAGTTAGAGACGCAGTTTCATCCAACTTAACAATATTCTGTGCCAAAGCAGAAATATTTTCCTGATTCAAGGTTTCAAAATATATGTTTCCtttcgaaatgaaatttttcgcatTGGTTATGGAAGGTGGTACGAATCCTTTGGCAGCCAGCAGATGTTTGATATCTAAATTTGATGCATTTACGACACCATTAATAGTACCTGGATTACGCCAAGCATTCATGGCAACCCACAGCCCTAAAAGATAAAAGgttgattttgaatatactACTAATTTTTTCGTATTCTCATTTATAATAGtttataattgtaatgaatttACTCACTTTGAAAATCAATCCCAGCAATATCATCAAGCAATGCTTGGTGAACTTCAACAGTTcctgagaaaattttcgatgcTAGATTTAATTTGTTGGCCGTTGTTATTGTAGCTGTATCCATTATAGTTGAACTTAATGTGGAAGCACCAAACATTTGTACAGCTTTCAAAGTCTTAGCTGAAGCCTCATCAACTTCTACAGACCATGTTTCGATGTTTGCGATTGTCGCCTCTAAGGCACAAAAAGAGCTCTGAAACCTAAAGAAGAgcaattcaaatatttaaataaaacttatttACATGTAATTACATCACTGATTAGCAACCTCTGCACATACTTTGGAAGAGGCAAAGCATCGTAAGATAAACTTGTAATAATAACATCATTTGGAGTGCGTTTAGTGCcagtgatattttttacatggTTAATAATTGATTTCTCACTTAGAGCTGTAACCCAATCAGCAGTTATATCTGCAGTAATGTTTGTCCAAGTCTGCAAAAGTACATATAAAACATATggattaatgaaattaaacaactacacaataaacaaaaatattcctCAAAACTAACCGTTCTAAGTTTTGACAATTTCAAGTGAACTGGCACACTTTCATCAAGGCGTAAAGCTTCACTCCTGATCTGAGTCAAAGATCTCTTCCTGTCCAGTAACAGATCAGAAGCTTTTGCCTGATTTGTTACAGTGACCTTTCGTAGGGAATAATTACCCCGAAGTATCAAAGGTTTTTCTATCCAAGTTACTGGTTTCAAATCTTTCACTCCATCGCCGTTTAATTTACCTCTCAAGTGAACAGGGCCAGTTACTTTTACTTTGGACACTGTTTTTGTGTCATTTATCGTGACAGGAGGACCATTAAGGGGCAATAAAATTCCACCTTGCACCAAATATAGATTGTTAGCTTTTATTGAAATTGCATTTATTTCCTGGTGAGTCAATTGCGTTGCTATACCGAGAGGAACCAATACGTTGGACACAGAAAGACTGTTATAAATGTGGTGTCCTAAAACAGTCCAGATGATTAAATGTAGTACTAATGCATTTTATGAAATCTGTACCTACAGAACAGTTGGGATTATACATATTGTGTGGCCTATTTGCAGGTCTAATAACTCACCTGTAACTTCTTGATCTCCAGATACTTTCAATAAATCTTTTTGGAGGGATACAAATGTTATTCCGTTTATCCGGTTACTGACCGTAACACTTTTCAGAAGAACTGCAGACTTTGGACATGGCAAGGTACCAGTTAACTGGGCTTTTACGTTCTCAAATACCAAAACTTGATCAATGACATTTGGTTTTGCTAAGTTTTTTAGTAGCTCACTTTTTACGGCAGTACTCAGACGATTTATCCTACACCCTAATGTGCATTGTCCATGGACTTTAGAGGCATACAGTGTGTTGATCTTggggtttttttttagcacgaattgagaaaataattgttttttagCTAACAAACCAGATCGTAGTTCCGTAAACTgatttgacaaatttatcAACTGTTCCATACCCCTGCCCTTTACCTGTCAATTTGAATGACACGGTTACTACATTATAGGAATTAAGTACAGATTTGGCAAAACgacaatatttttaccttttttgCCTGAAGTTTTCCAATGTGTCCGTGTTGGATTTTAACAGCTCCATTAAATTTTGGTCGCACTGGTGGCTGTGTTTTTACTTTCTCTATAATTTCAAGACACCATAGCTTCGTTTTATCTCTGAGAATTTCCCACGTACTTTGCTGAACCcaaattaatttcttgaaGCTCCACATAGCATTTTtatgttttacaattaatatGACCTCACCATCCAAATATGTAGGAtaaatttgatcaatttcTGCCATTGTTATGCCAAGCTCAACGAATTTCCAACCATTATACTGATAAATTTTCAGCAAGCCCCTCTTTAATGCTAATAATACAACTGTTTCTTTGGTTGTGATAGATGATATCCAATCagcattttcaatattttgaaaaggcACAAAGTGGTCGTGAACGAATTTATACATGATGGTAGAGTCCTGATTTGACAGAGCTAAGTAGTGTTCTCTCTGATGCCCTTTTTCCATGTAAAAACTTTCAGCATCATTTGCCGGTGGTAGTCGTTGTGTCAAAACAAACACGTTTGATTGTAAGATAAATTTCAATACTGTAGTAGTCTGAGTTCCAGTTATGGTTAAATACATTGATCCTCCAATCTTAAATGGTGTTAGTTTCCCAGTACCATAATTTAAAACTTGAATTGAATCAAAATGCTCGCCTAGCCACTGGTATATTGATACATTGGCATTCGAAGCTATGCCAAGAAACATTTGATTCATTCCATGCCAAATTGATAATCGAACATCTCCCAGCCCTTCGAGATCTTGGACAGGATGTAGAATGTATTTATGAATTTCACGTTGTAAACGTAAGATCGTCACACTACCGTCAATCTTGCCTATTACAAATACGCAGCCAAACTCAGAACAGTCCGCAATTAGATGAGATCCGCCGGTAAGCAAATAGTAACAAGCTTTTTCAAATTGGTTTCCCTAGATGATTAAATGATAGAATGATATTACAATCCAAGAAGTAATAACCACTCTTAATTAccaattaattataatttagaTAATAACTCACATTGTACCGATATAGGGATATTAATGAAGCGTCAAGAGTAACTGTAAACCATTGTAGTTCGTTACCATTATAATAAGCAAAGATTGATATGGCCAATGAATTTGGAAATGGGTCTTCAAAGATACCAGAAAATCCTTTCAACACTCCAATCcctgttggaaaaaaattatttaagaGTCCCGCCATGGAGGATCAGCAACCAATAGAGAATAGGCAAAAATCTCATTGGCTGCAAGACTCTATACAAATCAAATATGAATACGTTGATTTAAAGATATGTAATTACTGGAACTGATATTATGAGTGACAACCGCAATATGACCATAGAAGCAACTGGTTGTTTAACTGTCATAGAATCAGTAGAAACTCCATGTCGCCCAACAACGCCACTGTATGCGTagtatatgaaaaaatcaatttatttaccaACAGTGATAAAAATCAGGTTAGATAACCTTGAGAATAACATAAATCTGAACCGTTACATTGtataaagtgtaaaaaatatacttttgattgataaaattttgaataaataataagatAAAACTGGAAAcacattttagaattttgagAGGATGTCGATCAATGATAAGAGAGTAGAAAATTATCAGGCACAAATAGCAGAATTGGAAGCTTTGCAAGCTATTTATCCGGACGAATTGACAGTTATTGACCATGGAATTTTAGCTGACATAAACAATTTTATACTGGATATACATTCTGATGTTCCACACCCCCTGGAATATATTGTTACTATTTTGCATCTTAAGGTAAGTCTTTCACTTTtcgttaaacaatattttcagtattttcatTACGTTTGAAATTCAACTGCAAAACATATTTAGAATTAAATACTTGTTGACTTATTTCAGGGTAAATGCCAACTGTACGTCACACTGCCCAACGATTACCCAATGACAAAGCCAGAAGTTTACGTTAGAAGCGAGTTATTTGATCGTATCCAACAGTTTAATTTTAATACCTCTTTAATAAACTTTTCCAATGCGCAAGAAGAGGGGTTACCCTCTATATATATGTTGATTTCGTGGGTACaggaaaatttagaaaaatatttaaaatcatCCAACAGTAAAACGAGCCAAAAGTCACCTGTTAAACTGAGCAAGAAAATCGTTCTGAGTTTTTCTAGGTACTGGATATACTCTCATCATATTTATAGTAAACTTAAACGTcgagaaattattgaaatagcgaaagaaaataatctttCGGGCTTTTGCTTGGCTGGGAAGCCTGGAATAGTATGTATAGAAGGAGCTTCGGAAGAGTGTGAAGATTGGTGGCAAAGAGTGAGTTGATCAATGTATTCTTAGCTCAATTTACGTATTTGAAGTCATTAACCTATTgtatgattaattattttcatttaacttATTCACAGATAAAGGCGATGAActggcaaaaaattttagttaaATTTAAGGAAGACGATCCTGTGGAAAACagtaatttaaatattcacaggaagttttcaacttttcaagaAATATCATTTCCAAGCTCAGATCGACACAATGACATGGGCGAACTTTATAAATATCTTACTGAGCATAATGTCCAATATGcatttaaagaatattttggaGTTGACGGAAAACCTCCAATATAGTACATTTGCTACGTTTACCtaattattgtacattttatacaatggatgaaaatatatcatcaatttattttctaaaaaactGTGATATTGGGCTTTCTTGATTCATTGCTGTATACATTTCTTATTACGGGATTATTTTCTCACCATTGTTTAAACGTGCCACATGGCCATCAAGATGTCTCCTGTGGCGCCAGCCTAACGGTCTCTGCGTCATCTGAAGAAACTTGGCTATTTTTGCATCGAAAGCCTTAGTTGAATCTTGACCAGGTAGTATTGATCCTAAAAATCATTTCAGTATGAATTAGAGAACTTTTGGATTAATGAAGGCTGTGTAGAAAGTATAATAATCTTTTAAAAACTGGCTaatgtttaattaaaatttactttaATATTACACATACATCCATCACTCACCATGGTCATTAGTTAgcttttgaaagaaattttccaCTAGCAGAAGGTCATTCTGAAGTCCTTTGATTTCAAATGCACTTGATGACTTTATAATGCATATAACAATCGCGAATAGAATCCAGTATTTAGGCATCTTCTATCATCTGTGGCAACGTACTGATATTTGCCAGCCAAATATAAATCCTCAAAGAATTTGTTCATGGTTCTTCAGAATAGACATTGTTTACGTGTCAGGAGTCTCTACCAAGCTTATATTTCTTCTGACTGTTGTAAGGTATTAACTATGGGATTAACTAGTGAATGATACTACATATGTATGGACATTCATAATCTATCAATGAAAACAATCCATGTACACAAAGGTTTACATGGCTGCATCTCCAGTCAGCCTGTTACAGTATGAAACACTTTCTTCAgcaagataaataaatatgacatataggtatataaaatagtattcatatatttcatgattatttataaacagatcttaataaataaatgagtaaTTCATCTGATCGTTGCGTATCGCTGAAACTCATTTGTAGAAAACTGACCCGGTATATGAGGAGCTGGAGGTCCAAGTATATCTTGTGCTGGACTGTGCACCTTGATTTGTCTCATATGTGTATCTCGACCATTTTGATGATTCGTTATCACTGCGATTTGAATCATAAACGTTCTTATAGGTCTGTCATTAATATCTTTAATTGGAATGACCACCCAGCCACTGGGCTCGTTGAGGTCCATTACTTCTACTTCTTGAAGATCGTTGAAGTTGGTTCCTGCTCTCACGCTTATTCTGGAAAAGTTTATTCCATGGAatgtttttgcaaaatttgatatgctgatggaataattttttgcaatcaactttttttttcacctgctCGGTGTGTAGCTCTCATCGAGTTTATAATCcgtgtatatgcatatatctCTGATGGTTGTTTTTCTCCTAAATTGAATATTAACCAAATGAGGTAATTGGCCATCTGACTGCCAATACGTCTCTGTTATATCGTCTCGTAGCTGATCCACACCAAACCCTGGTTTGCAAGAAGATAAACTCCATATTGCCTGATTACCGACTTCACGAACCCGACCAGCAAGTTCTTCTTGGACCGGATCCAAGTCACCTAAAATGCATTATTATGGAACTAAGTCGAATACATATTATTCATGTGGAAGTTTAAAGGACTCTACTACTAGTATTACATCGTTAGTAAATAAAACGCCAACCAACCTCCGCCGCTTGTTTTGTTGCTCATGAGTAAAGAAATTTGAGGTTATCAAGCATAACTTTAAAAGTTGATTATTTTGTCTACTCGATCGTAGGATCAAAAGGCGATATTGTATGATACGTTGTATCTTTTGTCGGCCGATTTATTGGCCTCTGCTCATTTTCATAAAATGATGTACAAACTAGTACAGCACTCAAAATAAACTTGCCAACACCACCACGTCGTTagatattcaaataaatccgcctaataaaattttgaagaacCGGACATACCAAAGTCGCATTAGTTCTCATGTACGGACGTGACGTCAGCGGGTGTTGGATCGAGTTAATTACTTCGAATTCAAGTTTGTGCTTTCAACCCACTG is a genomic window containing:
- the LOC107221097 gene encoding uncharacterized protein LOC107221097 isoform X3, with amino-acid sequence MPKYWILFAIVICIIKSSSAFEIKGLQNDLLLVENFFQKLTNDHGSILPGQDSTKAFDAKIAKFLQMTQRPLGWRHRRHLDGHVARLNNGIGVLKGFSGIFEDPFPNSLAISIFAYYNGNELQWFTVTLDASLISLYRYNGNQFEKACYYLLTGGSHLIADCSEFGCVFVIGKIDGSVTILRLQREIHKYILHPVQDLEGLGDVRLSIWHGMNQMFLGIASNANVSIYQWLGEHFDSIQVLNYGTGKLTPFKIGGSMYLTITGTQTTTVLKFILQSNVFVLTQRLPPANDAESFYMEKGHQREHYLALSNQDSTIMYKFVHDHFVPFQNIENADWISSITTKETVVLLALKRGLLKIYQYNGWKFVELGITMAEIDQIYPTYLDGEVILIVKHKNAMWSFKKLIWVQQSTWEILRDKTKLWCLEIIEKVKTQPPVRPKFNGAVKIQHGHIGKLQAKKVKGRGMEQLINLSNQFTELRSGLLAKKQLFSQFVLKKNPKINTLYASKVHGQCTLGCRINRLSTAVKSELLKNLAKPNVIDQVLVFENVKAQLTGTLPCPKSAVLLKSVTVSNRINGITFVSLQKDLLKVSGDQEVTGHHIYNSLSVSNVLVPLGIATQLTHQEINAISIKANNLYLVQGGILLPLNGPPVTINDTKTVSKVKVTGPVHLRGKLNGDGVKDLKPVTWIEKPLILRGNYSLRKVTVTNQAKASDLLLDRKRSLTQIRSEALRLDESVPVHLKLSKLRTTWTNITADITADWVTALSEKSIINHVKNITGTKRTPNDVIITSLSYDALPLPKFQSSFCALEATIANIETWSVEVDEASAKTLKAVQMFGASTLSSTIMDTATITTANKLNLASKIFSGTVEVHQALLDDIAGIDFQRLWVAMNAWRNPGTINGVVNASNLDIKHLLAAKGFVPPSITNAKNFISKGNIYFETLNQENISALAQNIVKLDETASLTNIAFAGGLVARTFKTLVAPIDLSGTRNMGTKIIAGSLKSANLILPYSFTYSSSNTPTNLIVKGSITFAVEPKIQSINGLTLQKLFDNIWFINKPCILSNALFDLRHAVFKGPVQILGWLNTQNYGPWNQISKWLLSRTRSQEIYENVYLKKAKIPNIICTKGLSLLASASFLAELVEHSLKRDSSQTVSNAMHFQTLIVLDDLNTQSKINGKDLSIDIVRFDVKENIITGKKTVLSLHAENFNGGFNFGSWQTNTLSVLNNGKPIIVRGLKTFANITLLKPLRVDGMVNGCAMKKYLLKSISQQVGGTKKIHGTIITSKIVIDGQINDIDLSSLVKHQLKKNKQVQIIKSQIIMRGDVTIMGDSAVNRLFHGVELKNLDRLTLDLELVSARMVELSYVAKQIHISLSRRAWYCDKLELIKVNSTALTSGSSIFHAVLFEGLGNCLFKIGVLTCDGETVQLLTFPPNSSRVLFSQVFQLEGIPLVVVATSDPNGGVWIYTYEHVEKKFRQVAGFNLPGATQASAIVSSGSLWLAVQLTWDTIILRYDTWGQFEEYTLPGSEFLLMEVAPTGEPLIFQSDGVWKLGGLSGPRQLIATQLNGKIDWG
- the LOC107221109 gene encoding RWD domain-containing protein 2B, whose product is MSPNNATVCVVYEKINLFTNSDKNQNFERMSINDKRVENYQAQIAELEALQAIYPDELTVIDHGILADINNFILDIHSDVPHPLEYIVTILHLKGKCQLYVTLPNDYPMTKPEVYVRSELFDRIQQFNFNTSLINFSNAQEEGLPSIYMLISWVQENLEKYLKSSNSKTSQKSPVKLSKKIVLSFSRYWIYSHHIYSKLKRREIIEIAKENNLSGFCLAGKPGIVCIEGASEECEDWWQRIKAMNWQKILVKFKEDDPVENSNLNIHRKFSTFQEISFPSSDRHNDMGELYKYLTEHNVQYAFKEYFGVDGKPPI
- the LOC107221110 gene encoding anaphase-promoting complex subunit 10, with product MSNKTSGGGDLDPVQEELAGRVREVGNQAIWSLSSCKPGFGVDQLRDDITETYWQSDGQLPHLVNIQFRRKTTIRDICIYTDYKLDESYTPSRISVRAGTNFNDLQEVEVMDLNEPSGWVVIPIKDINDRPIRTFMIQIAVITNHQNGRDTHMRQIKVHSPAQDILGPPAPHIPGQFSTNEFQRYATIR
- the LOC107221097 gene encoding uncharacterized protein LOC107221097 isoform X2 yields the protein MPKYWILFAIVICIIKSSSAFEIKGLQNDLLLVENFFQKLTNDHGSILPGQDSTKAFDAKIAKFLQMTQRPLGWRHRRHLDGHVARLNNGIGVLKGFSGIFEDPFPNSLAISIFAYYNGNELQWFTVTLDASLISLYRYNGNQFEKACYYLLTGGSHLIADCSEFGCVFVIGKIDGSVTILRLQREIHKYILHPVQDLEGLGDVRLSIWHGMNQMFLGIASNANVSIYQWLGEHFDSIQVLNYGTGKLTPFKIGGSMYLTITGTQTTTVLKFILQSNVFVLTQRLPPANDAESFYMEKGHQREHYLALSNQDSTIMYKFVHDHFVPFQNIENADWISSITTKETVVLLALKRGLLKIYQYNGWKFVELGITMAEIDQIYPTYLDGEVILIVKHKNAMWSFKKLIWVQQSTWEILRDKTKLWCLEIIEKVKTQPPVRPKFNGAVKIQHGHIGKLQAKKVKGMEQLINLSNQFTELRSGLLAKKQLFSQFVLKKNPKINTLYASKVHGQCTLGCRINRLSTAVKSELLKNLAKPNVIDQVLVFENVKAQLTGTLPCPKSAVLLKSVTVSNRINGITFVSLQKDLLKVSGDQEVTGHHIYNSLSVSNVLVPLGIATQLTHQEINAISIKANNLYLVQGGILLPLNGPPVTINDTKTVSKVKVTGPVHLRGKLNGDGVKDLKPVTWIEKPLILRGNYSLRKVTVTNQAKASDLLLDRKRSLTQIRSEALRLDESVPVHLKLSKLRTTWTNITADITADWVTALSEKSIINHVKNITGTKRTPNDVIITSLSYDALPLPKFQSSFCALEATIANIETWSVEVDEASAKTLKAVQMFGASTLSSTIMDTATITTANKLNLASKIFSGTVEVHQALLDDIAGIDFQRLWVAMNAWRNPGTINGVVNASNLDIKHLLAAKGFVPPSITNAKNFISKGNIYFETLNQENISALAQNIVKLDETASLTNIAFAGGLVARTFKTLVAPIDLSGTRNMGTKIIAGSLKSANLILPYSFTYSSSNTPTNLIVKGSITFAVEPKIQSINGLTLQKLFDNIWFINKPCILSNALFDLRHAVFKGPVQILGWLNTQNYGPWNQISKWLLSRTRSQEIYENVYLKKAKIPNIICTKGLSLLASASFLAELVEHSLKRDSSQTVSNAMHFQTLIVLDDLNTQSKINGKDLSIDIVRFDVKENIITGKKTVLSLHAENFNGGFNFGSWQTNTLSVLNNGKPIIVRGLKTFANITLLKPLRVDGMVNGCAMKKYLLKSISQQVGGTKKIHGTIITSKIVIDGQINDIDLSSLVKHQLKKNKQVQIIKSQIIMRGDVTIMGDSAVNRLFHGVELKNLDRLTLDLELVSARMVELSYVAKQIHISLSRRAWYCDKLELIKVNSTALTSGSSIFHAVLFEGLGNCLFKIGVLTCDGETVQLLTFPPNSSRVLFSQVFQLEGIPLVVVATSDPNGGVWIYTYEHVEKKFRQVAGFNLPGATQASAIVSSGSLWLAVQLTWDTIILRYDTWGQFEEYTLPGSEFLLMEVAPTGEPLIFQSDGVWKLGGLSGPRQLIATQLNGKIGTYRDDNDYYVQVIRNSNARLLKTRYVGN
- the LOC107221097 gene encoding uncharacterized protein LOC107221097 isoform X1, whose product is MPKYWILFAIVICIIKSSSAFEIKGLQNDLLLVENFFQKLTNDHGSILPGQDSTKAFDAKIAKFLQMTQRPLGWRHRRHLDGHVARLNNGIGVLKGFSGIFEDPFPNSLAISIFAYYNGNELQWFTVTLDASLISLYRYNGNQFEKACYYLLTGGSHLIADCSEFGCVFVIGKIDGSVTILRLQREIHKYILHPVQDLEGLGDVRLSIWHGMNQMFLGIASNANVSIYQWLGEHFDSIQVLNYGTGKLTPFKIGGSMYLTITGTQTTTVLKFILQSNVFVLTQRLPPANDAESFYMEKGHQREHYLALSNQDSTIMYKFVHDHFVPFQNIENADWISSITTKETVVLLALKRGLLKIYQYNGWKFVELGITMAEIDQIYPTYLDGEVILIVKHKNAMWSFKKLIWVQQSTWEILRDKTKLWCLEIIEKVKTQPPVRPKFNGAVKIQHGHIGKLQAKKVKGRGMEQLINLSNQFTELRSGLLAKKQLFSQFVLKKNPKINTLYASKVHGQCTLGCRINRLSTAVKSELLKNLAKPNVIDQVLVFENVKAQLTGTLPCPKSAVLLKSVTVSNRINGITFVSLQKDLLKVSGDQEVTGHHIYNSLSVSNVLVPLGIATQLTHQEINAISIKANNLYLVQGGILLPLNGPPVTINDTKTVSKVKVTGPVHLRGKLNGDGVKDLKPVTWIEKPLILRGNYSLRKVTVTNQAKASDLLLDRKRSLTQIRSEALRLDESVPVHLKLSKLRTTWTNITADITADWVTALSEKSIINHVKNITGTKRTPNDVIITSLSYDALPLPKFQSSFCALEATIANIETWSVEVDEASAKTLKAVQMFGASTLSSTIMDTATITTANKLNLASKIFSGTVEVHQALLDDIAGIDFQRLWVAMNAWRNPGTINGVVNASNLDIKHLLAAKGFVPPSITNAKNFISKGNIYFETLNQENISALAQNIVKLDETASLTNIAFAGGLVARTFKTLVAPIDLSGTRNMGTKIIAGSLKSANLILPYSFTYSSSNTPTNLIVKGSITFAVEPKIQSINGLTLQKLFDNIWFINKPCILSNALFDLRHAVFKGPVQILGWLNTQNYGPWNQISKWLLSRTRSQEIYENVYLKKAKIPNIICTKGLSLLASASFLAELVEHSLKRDSSQTVSNAMHFQTLIVLDDLNTQSKINGKDLSIDIVRFDVKENIITGKKTVLSLHAENFNGGFNFGSWQTNTLSVLNNGKPIIVRGLKTFANITLLKPLRVDGMVNGCAMKKYLLKSISQQVGGTKKIHGTIITSKIVIDGQINDIDLSSLVKHQLKKNKQVQIIKSQIIMRGDVTIMGDSAVNRLFHGVELKNLDRLTLDLELVSARMVELSYVAKQIHISLSRRAWYCDKLELIKVNSTALTSGSSIFHAVLFEGLGNCLFKIGVLTCDGETVQLLTFPPNSSRVLFSQVFQLEGIPLVVVATSDPNGGVWIYTYEHVEKKFRQVAGFNLPGATQASAIVSSGSLWLAVQLTWDTIILRYDTWGQFEEYTLPGSEFLLMEVAPTGEPLIFQSDGVWKLGGLSGPRQLIATQLNGKIGTYRDDNDYYVQVIRNSNARLLKTRYVGN